In one window of Helianthus annuus cultivar XRQ/B chromosome 17, HanXRQr2.0-SUNRISE, whole genome shotgun sequence DNA:
- the LOC110922614 gene encoding G-type lectin S-receptor-like serine/threonine-protein kinase At4g03230 isoform X2 yields the protein MEGGYPQKVLHLLDSGNAVLKEIVSGITKWESFSNPTNTFLPGMKMDVNLKLTSWKDATDPSSGSFSFEEDETNQYAIRNIAKATYHWKSGSGSVKTFNREPLFPAAYYLLSNSTKPLYKTNYCESNPKTLNYCNYSANSFVFKNYSRLLMNHTGHIQYFSWEEMNEQWVLDWQVPKDDCSIYGLCGKFSVCSLSNTTSSCKCLTGFERIPQQDASAGCKRNVELSCNDSDEFQNMSMINIQNPTLPFVNYDNETACKKLCLQRCECVAYSYTPEAIDQFKSGRLESVSNSCWIWDSDLYNLQTDGRHNISIRVSHGNFNPAKGSSGGESSSSFRKEAHILIIIMTILLILLIGSLGYIYYKRSVTRDQGTSSVSQMYNSERWAIELLDPDQSREEDTEGIGVPFFQLESILAATNNFSEANKLGRGGFGPVYKGKLPGGQEVAVKRLSSVSVQGLEEFRNEVMLIAKLQHRNLVRLLGYCMKGNEKILVYEYMPNKSLDAFIFDGEPKILLDWAKRFQIIIGVARGLLYLHQDSRLRIIHRDLKTSNILLDEELNPKISDFGLAKIVQGREMEATTNKVVGTYGYMAPEYALEGFFSIKSDVFSFGVVVLEIISGKKNTGAPKLRQNLSLLGYAWNLWKEDIPFEFMDQRLLESSNSIEVLKCIIVGLLCVQEDPGDRPSMTNVVLMLAGHDIASLPKPKQPAFVARKTMSCSSSSSSYKQDQTITMTLPEAR from the exons ATGGAGG GCGGGTATCCTCAGAAGGTGTTACACTTGCTTGATTCTGGAAACGCCGTTTTAAAAGAGATTGTTTCAGGAATTACAAAATGGGAAAGCTTTAGTAATCCAACCAATACTTTTCTTCCTGGTATGAAAATGGACGTGAACTTGAAGTTGACATCCTGGAAAGATGCCACCGACCCAAGCTCAGGAAGCTTTTCTTTCGAAGAAGATGAGACGAATCAATACGCCATTAGGAATATAGCTAAAGCGACGTATCATTGGAAAAGCGGAAGTGGGTCAGTTAAGACTTTTAATCGAGAGCCATTGTTCCCCGCCGCATACTACTTGCTATCTAATTCCACTAAACCACTATACAAAACAAATTACTGCGAGTCAAACCCCAAGACACTAAACTACTGCAATTATTCTGCTAATTCTTTTGTGTTCAAGAATTACTCAAGGTTGTTGATGAATCATACTGGACATATACAGTATTTTAGCTGGGAAGAGATGAATGAACAATGGGTTCTGGATTGGCAAGTGCCAAAGGATGATTGCAGTATTTATGGGCTGTGTGGAAAGTTTTCAGTTTGCAGCTTAAGTAATACTACTTCCAGCTGTAAATGTTTGACAGGATTTGAACGTATACCACAACAAGATGCTTCAGCTGGCTGCAAGCGTAACGTTGAATTATCATGTAATGATAGTGATGAGTTCCAGAATATGTCCATGATAAACATTCAAAATCCAACTCTACCATTTGTCAATTATGATAATGAGACAGCTTGCAAGAAACTATGTCTTCAAAGATGTGAATGTGTAGCGTATTCTTACACTCCTGAAGCCATAGACCAATTTAAGAGTGGTCGTCTTGAAAGTGTAAGCAACAGTTGCTGGATATGGGACTCAGATTTATATAATCTTCAAACTGATGGGAGACATAATATTTCGATTCGTGTTTCACATG GCAACTTCAACCCCGCCAAAGGATCTTCCGGGGGCGAAAGTTCATCATCTTTCCGAAAAGAGGCACACATTTTGATCATCATAATGACAATTCTTCTGATCTTATTGATTGGAAGCCTTGGTTATATCTACTACAAGAGATCAGTCACTCGGGATCAAG GAACAAGTTCCGTGAGTCAAATGTATAATAGTGAAAGATGGGCCATAGAATTACTAGATCCAGATCAGTCAAGGGAAGAAGATACAGAAGGCATTGGGGTACCCTTCTTTCAGTTGGAAAGCATACTAGCTGCAACAAATAACTTCTCGGAAGCTAATAAGCTAGGACGAGGTGGTTTTGGGCCTGTCTATAAG GGTAAGCTTCCTGGAGGGCAAGAAGTGGCTGTAAAGAGATTGTCTAGCGTTTCCGTGCAAGGCCTAGAAGAATTCAGAAATGAGGTGATGTTGATCGCTAAACTTCAGCACCGCAATCTTGTTAGATTGCTAGGATATTGCATGAAGGGAAACGAAAAGATACTTGTATATGAGTATATGCCTAACAAAAGCTTGGATGCATtcatatttg ATGGAGAACCAAAAATATTACTGGATTGGGCAAAACGGTTTCAGATTATAATAGGAGTTGCTCGAGGACTTCTTTATCTCCACCAAGATTCTCGATTGAGGATTATTCACCGAGATCTGAAAACAAGCAATATTTTATTGGACGAGGAACTAAACCCAAAAATATCCGACTTTGGCTTGGCAAAGATAGTTCAAGGAAGGGAAATGGAAGCTACCACCAATAAAGTCGTTGGAACCTA TGGCTATATGGCTCCAGAATATGCATTAGAAGGTTTTTTCTCCATTAAATCAGATGTTTTTAGCTTTGGAGTAGTTGTTCTAGAGATTATCAGTGGAAAAAAGAACACAGGAGCTCCTAAACTACGACAAAACTTAAGCCTTTTAGGTTAT GCCTGGAACTTGTGGAAAGAAGATATACCGTTTGAATTCATGGATCAAAGGCTATTAGAGTCTAGCAATTCCATCGAGGTGTTGAAGTGCATAATTGTTGGGCTTTTGTGTGTGCAAGAAGATCCCGGAGATCGTCCCAGCATGACAAATGTAGTTTTGATGCTTGCAGGTCATGATATCGCAAGCCTTCCAAAACCAAAACAACCAGCTTTTGTAGCACGAAAAACCATGTCTtgctcctcttcttcttcttcctatAAACAAGATCAGACAATAACTATGACTCTCCCGGAAGCACGGTAA
- the LOC110922614 gene encoding G-type lectin S-receptor-like serine/threonine-protein kinase At4g03230 isoform X1, producing the protein MEPIIWNHQEKKFQMGFFSLENESERRYVGIWYAMDPKTVVWVANRDNPLSDSSGVLTIGEDGELKVLDDKDQKPYFGTATGGYPQKVLHLLDSGNAVLKEIVSGITKWESFSNPTNTFLPGMKMDVNLKLTSWKDATDPSSGSFSFEEDETNQYAIRNIAKATYHWKSGSGSVKTFNREPLFPAAYYLLSNSTKPLYKTNYCESNPKTLNYCNYSANSFVFKNYSRLLMNHTGHIQYFSWEEMNEQWVLDWQVPKDDCSIYGLCGKFSVCSLSNTTSSCKCLTGFERIPQQDASAGCKRNVELSCNDSDEFQNMSMINIQNPTLPFVNYDNETACKKLCLQRCECVAYSYTPEAIDQFKSGRLESVSNSCWIWDSDLYNLQTDGRHNISIRVSHGNFNPAKGSSGGESSSSFRKEAHILIIIMTILLILLIGSLGYIYYKRSVTRDQGTSSVSQMYNSERWAIELLDPDQSREEDTEGIGVPFFQLESILAATNNFSEANKLGRGGFGPVYKGKLPGGQEVAVKRLSSVSVQGLEEFRNEVMLIAKLQHRNLVRLLGYCMKGNEKILVYEYMPNKSLDAFIFDGEPKILLDWAKRFQIIIGVARGLLYLHQDSRLRIIHRDLKTSNILLDEELNPKISDFGLAKIVQGREMEATTNKVVGTYGYMAPEYALEGFFSIKSDVFSFGVVVLEIISGKKNTGAPKLRQNLSLLGYAWNLWKEDIPFEFMDQRLLESSNSIEVLKCIIVGLLCVQEDPGDRPSMTNVVLMLAGHDIASLPKPKQPAFVARKTMSCSSSSSSYKQDQTITMTLPEAR; encoded by the exons GCGGGTATCCTCAGAAGGTGTTACACTTGCTTGATTCTGGAAACGCCGTTTTAAAAGAGATTGTTTCAGGAATTACAAAATGGGAAAGCTTTAGTAATCCAACCAATACTTTTCTTCCTGGTATGAAAATGGACGTGAACTTGAAGTTGACATCCTGGAAAGATGCCACCGACCCAAGCTCAGGAAGCTTTTCTTTCGAAGAAGATGAGACGAATCAATACGCCATTAGGAATATAGCTAAAGCGACGTATCATTGGAAAAGCGGAAGTGGGTCAGTTAAGACTTTTAATCGAGAGCCATTGTTCCCCGCCGCATACTACTTGCTATCTAATTCCACTAAACCACTATACAAAACAAATTACTGCGAGTCAAACCCCAAGACACTAAACTACTGCAATTATTCTGCTAATTCTTTTGTGTTCAAGAATTACTCAAGGTTGTTGATGAATCATACTGGACATATACAGTATTTTAGCTGGGAAGAGATGAATGAACAATGGGTTCTGGATTGGCAAGTGCCAAAGGATGATTGCAGTATTTATGGGCTGTGTGGAAAGTTTTCAGTTTGCAGCTTAAGTAATACTACTTCCAGCTGTAAATGTTTGACAGGATTTGAACGTATACCACAACAAGATGCTTCAGCTGGCTGCAAGCGTAACGTTGAATTATCATGTAATGATAGTGATGAGTTCCAGAATATGTCCATGATAAACATTCAAAATCCAACTCTACCATTTGTCAATTATGATAATGAGACAGCTTGCAAGAAACTATGTCTTCAAAGATGTGAATGTGTAGCGTATTCTTACACTCCTGAAGCCATAGACCAATTTAAGAGTGGTCGTCTTGAAAGTGTAAGCAACAGTTGCTGGATATGGGACTCAGATTTATATAATCTTCAAACTGATGGGAGACATAATATTTCGATTCGTGTTTCACATG GCAACTTCAACCCCGCCAAAGGATCTTCCGGGGGCGAAAGTTCATCATCTTTCCGAAAAGAGGCACACATTTTGATCATCATAATGACAATTCTTCTGATCTTATTGATTGGAAGCCTTGGTTATATCTACTACAAGAGATCAGTCACTCGGGATCAAG GAACAAGTTCCGTGAGTCAAATGTATAATAGTGAAAGATGGGCCATAGAATTACTAGATCCAGATCAGTCAAGGGAAGAAGATACAGAAGGCATTGGGGTACCCTTCTTTCAGTTGGAAAGCATACTAGCTGCAACAAATAACTTCTCGGAAGCTAATAAGCTAGGACGAGGTGGTTTTGGGCCTGTCTATAAG GGTAAGCTTCCTGGAGGGCAAGAAGTGGCTGTAAAGAGATTGTCTAGCGTTTCCGTGCAAGGCCTAGAAGAATTCAGAAATGAGGTGATGTTGATCGCTAAACTTCAGCACCGCAATCTTGTTAGATTGCTAGGATATTGCATGAAGGGAAACGAAAAGATACTTGTATATGAGTATATGCCTAACAAAAGCTTGGATGCATtcatatttg ATGGAGAACCAAAAATATTACTGGATTGGGCAAAACGGTTTCAGATTATAATAGGAGTTGCTCGAGGACTTCTTTATCTCCACCAAGATTCTCGATTGAGGATTATTCACCGAGATCTGAAAACAAGCAATATTTTATTGGACGAGGAACTAAACCCAAAAATATCCGACTTTGGCTTGGCAAAGATAGTTCAAGGAAGGGAAATGGAAGCTACCACCAATAAAGTCGTTGGAACCTA TGGCTATATGGCTCCAGAATATGCATTAGAAGGTTTTTTCTCCATTAAATCAGATGTTTTTAGCTTTGGAGTAGTTGTTCTAGAGATTATCAGTGGAAAAAAGAACACAGGAGCTCCTAAACTACGACAAAACTTAAGCCTTTTAGGTTAT GCCTGGAACTTGTGGAAAGAAGATATACCGTTTGAATTCATGGATCAAAGGCTATTAGAGTCTAGCAATTCCATCGAGGTGTTGAAGTGCATAATTGTTGGGCTTTTGTGTGTGCAAGAAGATCCCGGAGATCGTCCCAGCATGACAAATGTAGTTTTGATGCTTGCAGGTCATGATATCGCAAGCCTTCCAAAACCAAAACAACCAGCTTTTGTAGCACGAAAAACCATGTCTtgctcctcttcttcttcttcctatAAACAAGATCAGACAATAACTATGACTCTCCCGGAAGCACGGTAA